One window of Alteriqipengyuania lutimaris genomic DNA carries:
- a CDS encoding P-II family nitrogen regulator, with product MKKIEAIIKPFKLDEVKEALHEVGVSGITVTEAKGFGRQKGHTELYRGAEYVVDFLPKVKLEVVVPDALAERVVEAISGAAQTGRIGDGKIFVSSIENALRIRTGERDDDAL from the coding sequence GTGAAAAAGATCGAAGCGATCATCAAGCCCTTCAAGCTCGACGAGGTGAAGGAAGCGCTCCACGAGGTGGGCGTTTCGGGCATCACGGTGACCGAAGCCAAGGGCTTCGGCCGGCAGAAGGGCCATACCGAGCTGTATCGCGGCGCCGAGTATGTCGTCGATTTCCTTCCCAAGGTGAAACTCGAAGTGGTCGTGCCCGATGCGCTCGCCGAACGCGTCGTCGAAGCGATCTCCGGTGCCGCGCAGACCGGCCGGATCGGCGACGGCAAGATCTTTGTGTCATCCATCGAAAACGCACTCCGGATCCGTACCGGAGAGCGCGACGACGACGCCCTTTAA
- the argC gene encoding N-acetyl-gamma-glutamyl-phosphate reductase: MTVPVFVDGAAGTTGLEIVARLEAHPHFEPVVLDDARRKDASARREALNEHPFAVLCLPDDAAREAVALVDPASATRIVDASSAHRVADGWTYGFPELIGRDAIAEASRVGNPGCYPTGFLALVAPLVRAGLLPADWPFTVNAVSGYSGGGKALIERFEEEPDIAFRAYGLDLSHKHLPEMQQHAGLDHGVLFAPSVVPAYRGMLVEVPLHLGAMATDPSADALRDELEAFYAGSPVVSVRSGETPAELLIHRDPDPDDGMAVAVFGNAGGWNARLVATLDNLGKGASGAAIQNLNLMAGFPETASLRLR; the protein is encoded by the coding sequence GTGACCGTCCCCGTCTTCGTCGATGGCGCCGCCGGAACGACCGGTCTGGAGATCGTCGCGCGGCTCGAGGCGCATCCGCATTTCGAGCCAGTGGTGCTCGATGACGCGCGGCGTAAGGACGCGTCCGCGCGGCGCGAGGCGCTGAACGAGCACCCCTTCGCGGTCCTGTGCCTGCCCGACGACGCCGCGCGCGAAGCGGTCGCGCTGGTCGACCCGGCAAGCGCGACGCGGATCGTCGATGCATCCTCCGCGCACCGGGTGGCCGATGGCTGGACCTATGGTTTTCCCGAACTGATCGGCCGCGACGCGATCGCCGAAGCGAGCCGCGTAGGCAATCCGGGCTGCTATCCGACAGGCTTCCTAGCGCTCGTCGCGCCATTGGTGCGCGCCGGGTTGCTGCCTGCCGACTGGCCCTTCACCGTCAATGCGGTCAGCGGCTATTCGGGCGGCGGCAAGGCCCTGATCGAGCGGTTCGAGGAAGAACCCGACATCGCCTTTCGCGCCTACGGGCTCGACCTCAGTCACAAGCACCTTCCGGAGATGCAGCAGCATGCCGGGCTCGACCATGGCGTGCTTTTCGCGCCTTCGGTCGTGCCCGCCTATCGCGGGATGCTGGTGGAGGTGCCGCTGCACCTGGGGGCGATGGCGACCGATCCATCGGCCGACGCGCTGAGGGACGAACTCGAAGCGTTCTACGCAGGCTCGCCCGTCGTGTCCGTTCGCTCGGGCGAGACGCCCGCAGAACTTCTGATCCACCGCGATCCCGATCCCGACGATGGCATGGCGGTGGCCGTGTTCGGAAACGCCGGCGGCTGGAACGCGCGCCTGGTCGCGACGCTCGACAATCTCGGCAAGGGCGCGAGCGGCGCGGCGATCCAGAATCTCAACCTGATGGCCGGCTTTCCGGAAACTGCTTCACTGCGACTGCGCTGA